CGCCATCCGGCAGCAATATTCCGAGGGCGAACTGATCGTCGTCGACGGCTACGACGCCTGATCCGACAAAATCCGCCGCCGCTGCTCCGTGATCATCCAAGGATCTTCGGGGCGGCGCGGTGCCGATAAAGGCGAAGATAGACGATGGGACGCATCCTCAGGCTCTTCACCTTGCGGTGATTTTTGATTATGAGCGTGGCTGGAATGCGTCCACGGCCCAATCCGTCTGCTCAGGCCGGGCGGCTTAAATGATCCTGTCAGGGAGTGCATGAATGTCATCGCTGAACCAACCCAAGCTCGTCACGGTATTTGGCGGCTCCGGCTTTGTTGGCCGCCATGTGGTGCGCGCGCTCGCTCGCCGCGGCTACCGCATTCGCGTTGCCGTGCGCCGTCCCGATCTTGCCGGTCACCTGCAGCCGCTCGGCGGGGTCGGCCAGATCGTCGCCATTCAGGCCAATTTGCGCAACCGTGAGTCCGTCAACCGCGCCGTGGCCGGATCGGATCATGTGATCAACTGTGTCGGCATTCTTTTCCAATCCGGACGCAACACCTTCGATGCGGTCCAGGATTTCGGCGCCCGCGCGGTTGCCGAGGCTACCCGTGCCGCGGGCGCCAGCCTGACCCACATCTCCGCCATCGGCGCGGATACCGAAGCCGAATCCGATTACGCCCGCACCAAGGGGTGTGCTGAAGCCGCGATCGCCAAGATTCTGCCCGATGCGGTGATCTTGCGCCCGTCGATCATTTTCGGCCCGGAAGACGACTTCTTCAACAAGTTCGCAGAAATGGCCCGGTTTTCACCGTTCCTGCCGCTGATCGGCGGCGGCGAGACCAAATTCCAGCCGGTCTTTGTCGGCGACGTCGCCGAGGCCGTGGCGCGCAGTGTTGATGGCCTGCTTGTCCCCGGCACCATTTACGAACTTGGCGGTCCGCGGGTCTTGAGCTTCAAGCAATGTCTTGAGGAAATGCTCGACGTCATCCAGCGCAAGCGTGTGCTGGTGCCGCTGCCATGGAGCCTGGCCTCGCTGATCGGCAAGGTCGCATCGCTGATTCCGTTGATCGAGCCGCCTCTGACTGGCGATCAGGTAACCCTGCTGAAGACCGACAACGTCGTCTCCGCTGAAGCTGTGCGCGAGAAC
This DNA window, taken from Hoeflea algicola, encodes the following:
- a CDS encoding complex I NDUFA9 subunit family protein, whose amino-acid sequence is MSSLNQPKLVTVFGGSGFVGRHVVRALARRGYRIRVAVRRPDLAGHLQPLGGVGQIVAIQANLRNRESVNRAVAGSDHVINCVGILFQSGRNTFDAVQDFGARAVAEATRAAGASLTHISAIGADTEAESDYARTKGCAEAAIAKILPDAVILRPSIIFGPEDDFFNKFAEMARFSPFLPLIGGGETKFQPVFVGDVAEAVARSVDGLLVPGTIYELGGPRVLSFKQCLEEMLDVIQRKRVLVPLPWSLASLIGKVASLIPLIEPPLTGDQVTLLKTDNVVSAEAVRENRTLASLGMQLATIEAVLPSYLTRYRPQGQYSGTGNEA